A stretch of Phragmites australis chromosome 12, lpPhrAust1.1, whole genome shotgun sequence DNA encodes these proteins:
- the LOC133887224 gene encoding probable LRR receptor-like serine/threonine-protein kinase At4g36180, with product MEVSKTCASAICVCLLLLFWFLDMSMATTEPSPPQLNKAQDSIMRGISGLVSSAMAASSSITPNWNTSSNPCQWNGVNCSAPGSNSSVPAVVTQLSLSGFGLSNATILASICRVDTLQSLDLSKNFFTDLPGQFGPCPMKAGLQALNLSNNRLSGQASNFSSLPKLEILDLSFNSLSGNISTQLTYLPKLRILNLGSNDFDGPVPTSMVPSLEELVLSGNSFSGHIPMGLFGYGNLTLLDLSQNNLTGEIPDEFLSVPRLSTLILSGNNLSGAIPRSLLNLTTLSRFAGNQNRFHGSIPKGITKNIRMLDLSYNNLSGEMPSDLLSPDSLEAVDLTANKLEGLIPRNFSQSLRHLRLGGNLLSGRLPETIGNAMSLAYLELNNNQLVGSIPWQIGKCKNLALLDLSSNKLHGALPDELGNLEQLVIMKLPMNNLSGYIPNSFSNMKNLEVFYLGPNSFTGGIPSSVVQLPRLCYVNLHGNKLDGAIPSSISSLQFLLALDLGDNELAGTIPMMPTKLSYIDLGHNYLEGHIPSSIGTLSNLEILDLSHNNLSSQVPSSFASLQRLTYLLLSYNQLSGPLPVLPRWVKVDVTGNPGLTDGTEDNTPDKMIGTKDDFRSPTWVAAVSFVVGFTISFYAGIRK from the coding sequence ATGGAGGTGAGCAAAACCTGTGCTTCCGCTATCTGCGTGTGCTTACTGCTGCTCTTCTGGTTCCTTGACATGTCCATGGCCACCACCGAGCCTTCACCACCGCAACTGAACAAGGCGCAAGACAGCATCATGCGGGGTATTTCGGGCTTGGTGAGCAGCGCCATGGCTGCTTCGTCATCCATCACCCCAAACTGGAACACCAGCTCAAACCCATGCCAATGGAACGGAGTCAATTGCTCCGCCCCTGGCTCGAATTCCTCTGTGCCTGCAGTTGTTACCCAGCTTTCCTTGTCAGGATTTGGCCTTTCCAATGCCACTATCCTTGCCTCCATATGTCGTGTTGATACCTTGCAATCCCTCGATCTCTCCAAGAACTTCTTCACTGATTTGCCAGGCCAATTCGGTCCTTGCCCCATGAAGGCCGGTTTGCAAGCACTGAATCTCAGCAACAATAGGCTGTCTGGTCAAGCCAGCAATTTCTCCAGTTTACCCAAACTTGAGATTCTTGATTTGTCCTTCAACTCTTTAAGTGGCAACATAAGCACCCAACTGACTTATTTGCCAAAATTGAGAATCTTGAACCTTGGATCCAATGACTTTGACGGTCCTGTTCCTACAAGCATGGTTCCCTCTTTGGAGGAACTTGTCTTGTCTGGTAACAGTTTCAGTGGTCATATTCCAATGGGTTTGTTTGGGTATGGAAATCTTACTCTGTTGGACCTCAGCCAGAACAATCTAACAGGTGAAATCCCAGATGAGTTCTTGAGCGTCCCCAGACTCAGCACTTTGATCCTTTCAGGTAACAACCTGAGCGGGGCAATACCAAGGAGCTTGTTAAACCTCACCACGCTGTCCCGATTTGCAGGCAACCAGAATAGATTCCATGGCTCTATTCCAAAAGGAATCACCAAGAATATTAGGATGTTAGATTTGAGTTACAACAACCTCAGTGGGGAGATGCCCTCTGATCTACTCTCACCTGATAGTTTGGAGGCTGTTGATCTCACTGCCAATAAGCTTGAAGGGCTCATTCCTAGAAACTTCTCTCAAAGCCTTCGTCACCTGAGGCTTGGTGGAAActtgctcagtggaagactacCAGAAACAATAGGTAATGCCATGAGTTTAGCTTATCTGGAGTTGAACAACAACCAGCTTGTGGGTTCTATACCATGGCAGATTGGCAAATGCAAGAACTTGGCACTCCTAGACTTGTCATCAAATAAGCTGCATGGTGCGTTACCTGATGAGCTGGGAAACCTTGAGCAGCTGGTAATTATGAAGCTCCCAATGAATAATCTTAGTGGATATATCCCAAATTCATTTTCTAATATGAAAAACCTGGAAGTATTTTACCTTGGTCCAAACTCATTTACCGGAGGGATACCTTCCAGTGTTGTTCAGTTACCGAGGCTCTGCTATGTGAATTTGCATGGCAACAAGCTCGATGGAGCGATTCCATCTTCGATCAGCTCACTGCAGTTTCTATTAGCTCTTGATCTCGGGGACAATGAGCTGGCAGGAACCATCCCCATGATGCCAACCAAATTGAGTTATATTGACCTAGGTCACAACTATCTTGAGGGGCATATTCCTTCAAGCATTGGAACTTTGAGTAACTTGGAGATTCTTGATCTTTCACACAACAACTTATCGAGTCAGGTACCGTCCTCGTTTGCAAGCCTGCAAAGATTAACATATTTGTTGCTTTCTTACAACCAGCTCTCTGGACCCCTGCCTGTCTTACCTAGATGGGTGAAGGTTGATGTAACTGGAAATCCAGGCCTCACAGATGGCACAGAAGACAATACTCCAGACAAAATGATAGGCACTAAAGATGACTTCAGGTCGCCTACATGGGTTGCAGCAGTTTCTTTTGTAGTTGGCTTCACAATCTCCTTCTACGCTGGTATCAGGAAATAA
- the LOC133887225 gene encoding probable magnesium transporter NIPA4 isoform X1 — translation MAAQASAAMAGGGVSSDNAKGLVLAVSSSAFIGASFIVKKMGLRRAADSGVRAGYGGFSYLMEPLWWIGMISMIVGEVANFAAYAFAPAILVTPLGALSIIISAALAHAILEEKLHTFGILGCVLCVVGSITIVLHAPHERDIDSVKEVWDLATEPAFLSYAAIVVAAALVLIYFVVPHHGQTNIMVYIGVCSLLGSLTVMSVRALGIALKLTFSGTNQLFYPQTWAFALIVATCVSIQINYLNKALDTFNTAVVSPIYYVMFTSLTIIASVIMFKDWDHQNPTQIVTEICGFMTILSGTFLLHKTKDMTDSTGQSLSTRRLKRASQNGLTIEVIPLKCQDSVDDETLPLSLPKADNGYLKEEHPLRYKDSNSF, via the exons ATGGCGGCGCAGGCGTCCGCGGCGATGGCGGGGGGCGGCGTGTCGTCGGACAACGCCAAGGGCCTGGTCCTCGCGGTGTCGTCGAGCGCCTTCATCGGGGCCAGCTTCATCGTCAAGAAGATGGGGCTCAGGAGGGCCGCCGACTCCGGCGTCCGCGCGG GATATGGAGGGTTTTCTTACCTAATGGAGCCACTTTGGTGGATAGGCATGATTTCTA TGATTGTAGGTGAAGTTGCTAATTTTGCTGCTTATGCATTCGCTCCTGCTATTCTTGTCACTCCTCTTGGTGCACTCAGTATAATCATCAG TGCTGCACTTGCACATGCCATTCTAGAGGAGAAACTGCACACCTTTGGTATACTTGGTTGTGTTCTCTGTGTTGTTGGATCAATCACAATTGTACTCCATGCTCCACACGAGCGTGACATTGATTCTGTAAAGGAAGTATGGGATCTTGCAACTGAACCAG CTTTTCTTTCCTATGCGGCTATAGTAGTTGCAGCAGCCTTAGTTCTTATATACTTTGTTGTCCCTCATCATGGACAAACAAACATCATGGTGTACATTGGAGTGTGTTCTCTTCTGGGATCACTCACG GTTATGAGTGTAAGAGCTCTTGGAATTGCATTGAAGCTAACATTCTCTGGAACAAACCAATTATTCTATCCTCAGACTTGGGCTTTTGCACTAATTGTAGCCACCTGTGTGAGCATCCAGATTAACTATCTAAATAAG GCACTGGACACCTTTAATACAGCAGTTGTCTCACCAATATATTACGTGATGTTTACCTCACTAACAATTATAGCCAGTGTGATAATGTTCAAG GATTGGGATCATCAAAATCCGACACAAATTGTTACAGAGATATGTGGTTTCATGACTATCCTTTCTGGGACATTTCTCCTTCACAAGACAAAGGACATGACTGACA GTACTGGACAATCTTTGTCCACACGACGCCTAAAGCGTGCTAGTCAGAATGGGCTTACCATTGAGGTCATACCACTGAAATGCCAAGATTCTGTGGATGATGAGACTTTGCCGTTGTCACTTCCCAAGGCTGACAATGGCTACCTAAAGGAGGAACATCCTCTTAGATACAAAGACTCGAATAGTTTCTGA
- the LOC133887225 gene encoding probable magnesium transporter NIPA3 isoform X2 gives MEPLWWIGMISMIVGEVANFAAYAFAPAILVTPLGALSIIISAALAHAILEEKLHTFGILGCVLCVVGSITIVLHAPHERDIDSVKEVWDLATEPAFLSYAAIVVAAALVLIYFVVPHHGQTNIMVYIGVCSLLGSLTVMSVRALGIALKLTFSGTNQLFYPQTWAFALIVATCVSIQINYLNKALDTFNTAVVSPIYYVMFTSLTIIASVIMFKDWDHQNPTQIVTEICGFMTILSGTFLLHKTKDMTDSTGQSLSTRRLKRASQNGLTIEVIPLKCQDSVDDETLPLSLPKADNGYLKEEHPLRYKDSNSF, from the exons ATGGAGCCACTTTGGTGGATAGGCATGATTTCTA TGATTGTAGGTGAAGTTGCTAATTTTGCTGCTTATGCATTCGCTCCTGCTATTCTTGTCACTCCTCTTGGTGCACTCAGTATAATCATCAG TGCTGCACTTGCACATGCCATTCTAGAGGAGAAACTGCACACCTTTGGTATACTTGGTTGTGTTCTCTGTGTTGTTGGATCAATCACAATTGTACTCCATGCTCCACACGAGCGTGACATTGATTCTGTAAAGGAAGTATGGGATCTTGCAACTGAACCAG CTTTTCTTTCCTATGCGGCTATAGTAGTTGCAGCAGCCTTAGTTCTTATATACTTTGTTGTCCCTCATCATGGACAAACAAACATCATGGTGTACATTGGAGTGTGTTCTCTTCTGGGATCACTCACG GTTATGAGTGTAAGAGCTCTTGGAATTGCATTGAAGCTAACATTCTCTGGAACAAACCAATTATTCTATCCTCAGACTTGGGCTTTTGCACTAATTGTAGCCACCTGTGTGAGCATCCAGATTAACTATCTAAATAAG GCACTGGACACCTTTAATACAGCAGTTGTCTCACCAATATATTACGTGATGTTTACCTCACTAACAATTATAGCCAGTGTGATAATGTTCAAG GATTGGGATCATCAAAATCCGACACAAATTGTTACAGAGATATGTGGTTTCATGACTATCCTTTCTGGGACATTTCTCCTTCACAAGACAAAGGACATGACTGACA GTACTGGACAATCTTTGTCCACACGACGCCTAAAGCGTGCTAGTCAGAATGGGCTTACCATTGAGGTCATACCACTGAAATGCCAAGATTCTGTGGATGATGAGACTTTGCCGTTGTCACTTCCCAAGGCTGACAATGGCTACCTAAAGGAGGAACATCCTCTTAGATACAAAGACTCGAATAGTTTCTGA